Proteins encoded by one window of Labrus bergylta chromosome 2, fLabBer1.1, whole genome shotgun sequence:
- the LOC136181151 gene encoding stonustoxin subunit alpha-like: MLAWCVCVCVCVCVCVCVCVCVCVCVCVCVCVCVCVCVCVCVCVCVCVCVCVCVCVCVCVCVCVCVCVCVCVCVCSFLGCLITEEGCASLASALSSSPLRHLDLSYNHPGERGEKLLSARLEDPHCRLETLRLDHSGLHRLDPGLRKYACELELDTNTVNRKLKLSDNNRKVTRVEELQSYPDHPDRFEYWCPQLLCRTGLTGRCYWEVEWRGDVHVSVSYRGIRRRGDSDECCFGLSDQSWSLICSDEGYSVRHNNIRTEISSSSSSSSSSSSSSSSVSHRVAVYVDCPAGSLSFYRVSSDTLIHLHTFNTTFTEPLYPGFGLWSPGSSVSLCGLSV, from the exons atgttagcatggtgtgtgtgtgtgtgtgtgtgtgtgtgtgtgtgtgtgtgtgtgtgtgtgtgtgtgtgtgtgtgtgtgtgtgtgtgtgtgtgtgtgtgtgtgtgtgtgtgtgtgtgtgtgtgtgtgtgtgtgtgtgtgtgtgtgtgtgtgtgtgtgtgtgtgtgtgtgtgtgtgtgtgtgtgtgtgtgtgtgtgtgtgtgtgtgtgtgtgtgtgtgtgtgtgtgtagttttttaggctgtctgatcacagaagaaggttgtgcgtctctggcctcagctctaagctcctcccccctgagacatctggacctgagctacaatcatccaggagaacgaggagagaagctgctgtctgctcgactggaggatccacactgcagactggagacactgag gttggaccatagtggactgcacagactggatcctggtctgaggaagt acgcctgtgagctggaactggacacaaacacagtgaacagaaaactgaaactgtctgacaacaacaggaaggtgacacgtgtggaggagcttcagtcatatcctgatcatccagacagatttgaataCTGGtgtcctcagctgctgtgtaggactggtctgactggtcgctgttactgggaggtcgagtggagaggagatgttcatgtatcagtgagttacagaggaatcagaaggagaggagacagtgaTGAATGTTGTTTTGGATTAAgtgatcagtcctggagtctgatctgctctgatgAAGGTTACTCTGTCAGACACAATAACATAAGAacagagatctcctcctcctcctcctcctcttcctcctcctcctcctcctcctcctctgtctctcacagagtagcagtgtatgtggactgtcctgctggctctctgtccttctacagagtctcctctgacacactgatccacctccacaccttcaacaccacattcactgaacctctctatcctgggtttgggtTATGGtctcctggttcttcagtgtctctgtgtggtctgtcagtctga
- the LOC136181069 gene encoding NLR family CARD domain-containing protein 3-like, with protein sequence MLSYCSLFLYSVTVAAECRRKLKSNLKEKFQCVFEGIAKAGNPTLLNQIYTELYITEGGTGEVNDEHEVRQIETASRKPHRPETTIRQEDIFQVSPGRDEPIRRVMTKGVAGIGKTVLTQKFTLDWAEDKDNQNIHFTFPFTFRELNVLKKKKFSLVELVHHFFPETKEAGICRFEEFQVVFIFDGLDECRLPLDFKNNETLTDVTESTSVDVLLTNLIRGKLLPSAHIWITTRPAAANQIPPECVHMVTEVRGFPDPQKEEYFRKRFRNEEQADRIISHIKTSRSLHIMCHIPVFCWITATVLEDVLKTREGGELPKTLTEMYIHFLVVQSKLKNIKYDGGAETDPHWSPESRKMIESLGKLAFEQLQKGNLIFYDSDLTECGIDIRAASVYSGVFTQIFKEERGLYQDKVFCFIHLSVQEFLAALHVHLTFINSGVNLMSEEQTTSRWSKVFREKPDPTHLYQSAVDQALQSPNGHLDLFLRFLLGLSLETNQNLIRGLLTHTGSGSKTNQKTVKYIKEKISEDLSAEKSINLFHCLNELNDRSLVEEIQQSLRSGRLSTDELSPAQWSALVFILLSSEKDLDVFDLKKYSASEEALLRLLPVIKASNKALLRGCNLSERSCEALSSVLSSQSSSLRELDLSNNNLHDSGVKLLCSGLKSPLCRLDTLRLSGCNLSERSCEALSSVLSSQSSSLRELDLSNNNLQDSGVKLLSTGLKSPLCRLDTLRLVCC encoded by the exons atgttaagttattgttct ttatTTCTTTATTCAGTAACAGTCGCTGCAGAGTGCCGGcgtaaactcaaatctaacctgaaggagaagttccagtgtgtgtttgaggggattgctaaagcaggaaacccaacccttctgaaccagatctacacagagctctacatcacagagggagggactggagaggtcaatgatgaacacgaggtcagacagattgaaacagcatccaggaaaccacacagaccagaaacaaccatcagacaagaagacatctttcaagtctcacctggaagagatgaaccaatcagaagagtgatgacaaagggagtggctggcatcgggaaaacagtcttaacacagaagttcactttggactgggctgaagacaaagacaaccagaacatacacttcacatttccattcacttttagagagctgaatgtgctgaagaagaaaaagttcagcttggtggaacttgttcatcacttctttcctgaaaccaaagaagcaggaatctgcaggtttgaagagttccaggttgtgttcatctttgacggtctggatgagtgtcgacttcctctggactttaaaaacaacgagaccctgactgatgtcacagagtccacctcagtggatgtgctgctgacaaacctcatcagggggaaactgcttccctctgctcacatctggataactacaagacctgcagcagccaatcagatccctcctgagtgtgttcacatggtgacagaggtcagagggttccctgacccacagaaggaggagtacttcaggaagaggttcagaaatgaggagcaagccgacagaatcatctcccacatcaagacatccagaagcctccacatcatgtgccacatcccagtcttctgctggatcactgctacagttctggaggatgtgctgaagaccagagagggaggagagctgcccaagaccctgactgagatgtacatccacttcctggtggttcagtccaaactgaagaacatcaagtatgatggaggagctgagacagatccacactggagtccagagagcaggaagatgattgagtctctgggaaaactggcttttgagcagctgcagaaaggaaacctgatcttctatgactcagacctgacagagtgtggcatcgatatcagagcagcctcagtgtactcaggagtgttcacacagatctttaaagaggagagaggactgtaccaggacaaggtgttctgcttcatccatctgagtgttcaggagtttctggctgctcttcatgtccatctgaccttcatcaactctggagtcaatctgatgtcagaagaacaaacaacatccagGTGGTCGaaagtattcagagaaaaacctgacccaacacatttatatcagagtgctgtggaccaggccttacagagtcctaatggacacctggacttgttcctccgcttcctcctcggtctttctctagagaccaatcagaatctcatacgaggtctgctgacacacacaggaagtggctcaaagaccaatcagaaaacagtcaagtacatcaaggagaagatcagtgaggatctgtctgcagagaaaagcatcaatctgttccactgtctgaatgaactgaatgatcgttctctagtggaggagatccaacagtccctgagatcaggacgtctctctaCAGAtgaactgtctcctgctcagtggtcagctctggtcttcatcttactgtcatcagaaaaagatctggacgtgtttgacctgaagaaatactctgcttcagaggaggctcttctgaggctgctgcctgtgatcaaagcttcaaacaaagctct gctgagaggttgtaacctctcagagagaagctgtgaagctctgtcctcagtcctcagctcccagtcctctagtctgagagagctggacctgagcaacaacaacctgcatgattcaggagtgaagctgctgtgtagtggtttaaagagtccactctgtagactggacactctcag gctgagtggttgtaacctctcagagagaagctgtgaagctctgtcctcagtcctcagctcccagtcctctagtctgagagagctggacctgagcaacaacaacctgcaggattcaggagtgaagctgctgtctactggattaaagagtccactttgtagactggacactctcaggttagtgtgctgctga